The stretch of DNA CTCGTACGGCATCACCGACTACATGTTTGCGATTTCGCAGCTCGCACAGACCACGCTGCGTAGCGAAGTGGGCAAGATCGATCTGGATCGCACGTTCGAAGAGCGCACCAACATCAACATCTCGGTGGTCGCCGAACTCGACAAGGCCACCGAGCCGTGGGGCGTCAAGGTGTTGCGCTACGAAGTGAAGAGCATCACGCCGCCGGCCGACATCCTGGCCGCGATGGAAAAGCAGATGCGCGCCGAGCGCGAAAAGCGAGCGGTGATTCTCACCTCGGAAGGCCAGCGCGACGCCGCCATCAACTCGGCGGAAGGCGAAAAGCAGCAGGTGATCAAGGCGTCGGAAGCGCGGCGCCAGCAGCAGATCAACGAGGCCGAAGGCCAGGCCTCGGCCATTCTCGCGGTGGCGACGGCCAATGCCGAAGGCATCAAGCGGGTCGCCGCGGCCACGCAGGCGGCCGGCGGCGCCGAGGCGATTCAGTTGAAGGTGGCCGAGCAGTACATCGCCGAGTTCGGCAAGGTCATCAACAACGCCGACACCATCATCCTGCCGTCGAACCTCGGCGACGTGGCGTCAATGATCACGACGGCCATGAATGTCGTGAACCAGGGCAAGAAGTAGCGCCGCCGTCAGGGCCAGGGCCGCGCCGGTCATGAACGCGACCGGCGCGCCGAAGGTCTGCCAGAGCAATCCAAAGAACAGGCCCGCCGCCAGGGCGCCAAAGCCCTGGACGGCCGCGTGCCACCCAAACGCGGTGGCGCGCATCGCGTCCGGCACGAGGTCCGCGATGAGGGCCTTCTCACTGCCCTCCACGGCCGCGGCGTAGACGCTGTAGACCAGAAACCACGCGATCAGCGCCCCGACCGAATGGCTCATCGCGAAGCCCGCGTAGACCACCGCGTAGATGGTCCAGCCCGAGACGATGAGCGCGCGCCGACCGAAGCGGTCCGACAGCGCGCCGCCCCGCATCGACAGCAGCGCCTTCACTGCGTGCTGAGCGCTCCAGAGAGCCGTGAGCCCCATCAACGGAACGCCGGATTGCGACAACTGCAACAGCAGAAACGCGTCGGAAGAGTTGCCGAGGGTGAACACCGACAGGATTACCAAGTACTTCTTCAGCGGCTTCGGCAACGGTGCTGAAGTGCTGAGGTGCTCGAGTGCTGCGGTGCTGGGGTGCTGAGGTGCGAGAGTGCTCGGCGTTTCTGGGACGCGGAGCAGGGTCAGCACGGCGAGCAAACCCGGGATGATCGTCAGGCCGAACAGCAGGCGGTAGTTGTCGGGCGCGAACCAGAGGAAGACCGTGGCGAGCAGCGGGCCGATCGACGCGCCCGCATGGTCCATGCCCCAGTGATACCCGAACACGCGGCCACGCTGGCCCGGCGGCGCCAGCGACGCCAGCATCGCGTCGCGCGGCGCGCCGCGCAGGCCCTTCCCCACCCGGTCGGTCACGCGCACGACGAACACGTGCCCCCACGACGTGGCCAGCGCGACGAACGGCCGGACCAGCGACGACAGCGCGTAGCCCGCCACAACGATCGGCTTGCGCGCGCCCAGGCGGTCGGACCAGCGTCCGGCGAACACCTTGAGCGCGCTGCTGGTGGCGTCGGCGGCGCCTTCAATGATGCCCAGGGTGATCGGCGGGCCTCCCAGCACTTGCGTGACAAAGACGGGAAGGAGCGGATACACGGCCTCGGTGGCCGCGTCGGTGAGCAGGCTCACCCACCCGAGCAGCTTGACGGGGCGCGGAAGCGGCGTGATTCTCAAGATCTAGCGGCCTGCCCTGAGCGAGTCCTAACGATCGGGGCGATAGGCAATGCAGTCGATTTCGACCCTTAGACCTTCGCCCGGAAGGCCGGCGGCCTGGATCGTGGTGCGGGCCGGCCGATGCTCGCCGAACATCCGCGAGTAGACCCCGTTCATCTGCTGAAACTCCTTCATGTCGAGCAGGAACACGCCGCAGCGAAGCACGTGCTGGAGGTCCGAGCCGCCGGCCCTGAGGATGGCCTGCACGTTCTTGAGGCACTGCTCGGTCTGCGCCTCGACGCCGGCGCCGGCCAGCTCGCCGGTAACGGGGTCGGTGGCGCCCTGGCCCGACACGAAGATCAGGCGCTCGAAATTCATGCCCGGCGAGTACGGGCCTACCGGTTTCGGAAGATTTGTGGCGTGAACGGGCTTGTGAATCGACATGCGGCATTATCATGAAGGCTCGTGCCGAGATACAAGCTCACGATTGAATATGCCGGGACGCGCTACAGCGGATGGCAGAAGCAGAAGAACGCCCGCACCGTCCAGGGTGAGATTGAACGCGCCGTTGGCGAACTGACGCGCGACAAGACCTTCGAGTTCATGGGCTCGGGCCGCACCGACGCCGGGGTGCACGCGCTGCGGCAGGTCGCACACCTCGACATCCGCAAGCCGCTGCCGGCCGAAACCATCCGCCGCGGCATCAACGACACGCTGCCGGCCGACATCCACATCCTGGCGGTCGACACGGTGCCGCACCGCTTCCACGCCCGCCACGGCGCGGTGGCGCGCAGCTACGTCTACCAGGTGTCGCGGCGGCGCAGTGCCTTCGCCAAGCCGTTTGTCTGGTGGGTGCGCGAGCCGCTCGACGTGGAGCGCATGCGCGCGGCGGCCGCGCGGTTCACCGGGATGCACGACTTTCAGGCCTTCAGCGACGACGACCCCGAGGAGAAGTCCACCGAGGTGTTGGTCGAAGAGGTCACGGTCGGTGAAGACGGCGACCTCATCCTGATCCGGGTGGCCGGCTCGCACTTCATCTGGAAGATGGTGCGGCGCATGGTCGGCGTGCTGGCCGAGATCGGCAAGGGCGGCATGGCCGTGGAGGACATCGGCGTCTTGTTGGCGCCTCCTCGCGACCCGGTCCGGCTAACCACCTCCGCCAAGGCTTCCGCCTCCGCCAAGGCTACGGCGGACAAGCCGGCGGTCAAGAGGCCGGACGCCACATCCCGCCCTACGCCGGCGGAGCTTACCGCGCCGGCATCAGGCCTGTTTCTAGAGCGAGTGTTCTACGAGGGCGACGGGCGGCAATGGCCGCTACGTCCCGCTGTGGCGGTGCCGTCTGCGCGCGAGTGATGTAGCGCTGGTAGCACTTGTAGCAGAGTGCGTAGTAGGGGTCCCACTTCGCGATGCCTTCCTGCCGGAAGAGGCTGCGGCGGTTCTCGCAGTGCTGGCAAACCTTCCGGGCGGCTGGCGCGGGTTGGCGGAAACGAATGCGAATTGTCATAACCACACCCTATTTGGCGCGCGTGACAGATCAGGTCAACCGGGTCACCGTTGCGTTCCATGGCACGCTCCTGCCTACTAATGCATACGTCGTGCCGCGCCCCAAAGTTCGAATCCTGGCCTGATTTCAGATCCCCATGGAACGCCATACCGAAATAGTCCGCCAGTGGCGCATCCTGCTGGCGCTCGAGGGCAAGGCCCGGGGGCTGACCCTGGCCGAAGCCCAGGCTGCCGTCGGTGAGGGCGTATCGGAGCGGACCATCCGACGGGATTTCGAGGCCCTGACCCAGGCCGGCTTCCCGATTGAAACCACCAAGCGCGATGGCAAGACGGCGTTCACCCTCAACCGGGACGTCTTCAAGGGCGTGGCTGCCGCCGGTTTCTCGCTGTCGGAACTGTGCGCGCTCTACCTCAGTCGAACCGTCCTCTCGGCGGTCACCGGCGGGCCGTTCCAAGACAGCCTGGCCTCCGCGTTCGACAAGCTGTACGAGGCGCTGCCGCCGGCACTGTGGAAGTTCATTGAGAGCCTGCCCGCCGCGCTCGGCGCCAAGGAACACGCGTCGCGGCCCCTGGCGAGCGGGTCGGCCACCAAGTCGATGGACACGCTGATGTCGGCCATTCTGGGCCGCCGCCGCGTGCGCATGCGCTACCACTCCTTCTCCAGCAAGAAGCTCAAGGACTACATTGTCGAACCCTACCGGCTGGCCTACGCGCAAGGCGGGTTGTACCTGCAGGCCTTCGTGCCCGACTACGCCGAGATGCGGACCTTCGCGGTGCAGCGCATCGAGCAGGCGGTGGCGCTCGAAGAGAGTTTCAGTCCCGTGGCCGACTCCCCCGCCGACGTGTTCCCGCACTCCCTCGGCGCGTTCTCGGGGACCCCGGAGCCCGTGGTCATCGAGTTCACCGCCGCCGAGGCGCCCTACGTTCGCGAGCGGCAATGGCACGCGTCGCAGGCGATCGACGAACTGCCGGACGGACGCATCCGCCTGACGCTCAACGTGGTGCTCGACTGGGAACTGCAGGCGTGGGTGATGGGGTTTGGACCGGCGGCCCGGGTCATCACCCCCAAGGCGTTTGCCGATCGCATTCTCGACAGCCTCGAAGAGACGCGCGCGACTTACCTCAGGACCTTGTAGGGATCGATCGGCATCCCCTGCCACCACTGCTTCTGATCGGTCATCTGGAAGATGGCGAAGTGCAGGTGCGGCGTATCAGGCGGCGCATTGCCCGAGGTCCCGACGTAGCCGAGCACGTCGCCGCGTCTCACGCGATCGCCGTCTTTCAACCCATCCACGTACCGCTGCAGGTGCGCGTAGTAATACACGTAAATGTTGGTGGGATCGAACTGGTACACGGTGATGCCGCCGGCCTCGCTGTTGAACAACCGGGCGATGGTGCCGTCTTCGACAGCGATCACGGGTGTATGACGGGCCGCCAGCATGTCGATGGCCTCGTGCTGCCGGGATGCACCGCGCTCCTCGTTGAACGAGTCGCGCACGTCCTCCCGCCTGGCGCCCTGGATCGGCAATTCGAGATGACGCCCGCGCAGGACCTCGACCGGATCCGCGGACACGGAGGGAACGGCCGCAGCGGTCTGCGCCGGCGGCGTCACCGCGGGCGGTGTCTCCGGCGGGCTCGGCCGCACCGCAACCACGGGCGGCTCAACCCGGCCCGCCGCTTCCGCGCGCCGGTCCGCGCTGGCCCATGGGCCGGCCGGGAACACGGTGAACAGCGCGGCCATCACGAGCATGCCGATCAGGAACCCGCCGGCGGCGGCGAACACCATCCACGAATACGCCGGCGACCCCTTTGTTGTCATTCGATGCCCATCGCGTCAGGGCAGCAGCTTCAAGCCGTCGCGAACCGGCGGGAGCAGTTGCCGGACGCCGGTATTTTCGCTGGGGCTCGCGCCGGCGAACACGCTCAGCAGGAACGCGCGCGTGTTGTGCCGTCTGGCCAGGCCAGCCTCCGACGAGAACGCCGCCTCCCACGAGTCGAGTGGCGCCGGCGAGAGGACCTTCGCAAACCACGCCTTCCACTCGTCGTCGGTGTGAAGTCCCCGCTGCGCGATGAACAGGACCGGGCGCGCCAGGCGGTCGGGTTCCCCCGCGTGATAGGCGACGGTCTGCCGAGGTGCGACTTGCTCGGCAATCGCGATCAGCAGGCGATCGAGGTGGGCCTTGTTGACCGAGGGGTTGAGCGCGAGTTGCAGGGCGAAGTCGGCGCCGTGGGCGACGCCGTGACGAAAGCCTTCGGTGTCGCTGAAGGCGCGGTAGTCCTTGACGTCCAGCAGGAAGTCGGCGGCGGCCAGCACCAGCGCGTCGCGTTCGCCTGGCGACATCCAGGGGGTGATGCGGTCGGTGCGCGCGACCTCGGCCATGACGAGCGCCGCAAACGGCGCGCGAAAGCCCTGCGCATCGCCGCCGGCCAGCATCGGCATCAGTGTGTCGCGCAAACGAACCAGCGTCGGGCGATCGAGCTGGCCCGCGCGCATCCAGACAGACAGTGCTTCGAACGCGACGCCATCGCGCAGTTGTGGATTGGGATCACCCAGACAAGCGGTCAGGGCGAGGGCAAGGGACTGTCGCTCGTTGGCGTCGGCGACGGCGAACTTCGCCGTCTTGAGCGCGGTCAGGCGGGCCAACGGCCATGCCTCCGGCGGGCACGTCAGCGCGACCGGTTGAGCCGCCGCCGGCGCCACCAGCATGGCGCTAAACGCAATCGCCGCGATGACCCGCTGTGGGTTGCGCATGCGGTTACTGGACGATGGACTGGGTGATGGCGGCCTTGAAGCGCTGCCGCAGACCGTCCGGACTGGCCGGCACGTTCTGGGAGAACAGCAGCACGACGAGCTGCTTCGCGGGATCGATGGCGAAAAACGTCCCGGCGGAGCCGTCCCAGCCGTACTCCCCGGTCGAGGTGAGGTAGCCGCGCGCGCTCGGCGTGACCACCACGTCGACGTTGCCGAGGCCCCAGCCCATGGCGCCGCCGCGCTGCTGCAGCACGGGCGCCGAGAGGCCGTTGGCCGTCATCGACTCCACGGTCCTGGCGCTGAGCAGCCGCACGCCGTCGAGCTCGCCCCGGTTCAGGAGCATCTGGCAGAAGCGGAGAAAATCCGGTGCGGTCGACACCAGGCCGACCGCGCCCTCGACCAGCGCCGGGCGCTTCGTGAACGGCACTTCTTCTTCGATCTCGAAGGGCGTGAGCCCACCGGTTGGCGCCACACGGTAGACCGTGGCGAGGCGCGCCTGCGCCTCGCCTTCCACCCAGAACGACGTGTCGTTCATCTCGAGCGGCTTGAGGATGCGATCGGTGACGAACGCGTCGAAGGGCTTACCCGACCACACTTCCACGAGACGGCCCAGCACCGTCGTGCCCTCGCTGTAGCGGAAGCGGGTGCCCGGGTCTTCCATCAACGGTGCTCGCGTGATGTTGGTGACGAACTGCGGCAACGCCTGCGTTCGCACGCGCACCTGCCGGGCGAGATACAGGTCCGACGACCGGTGGCTCAGTCCGGACGTGTGCAGCAGGAGGTCTTCAATCGTGATCGCCCGCGACGGCTTGCGCGACCCCTCGGGCGTCTGCACCATCACGTTCTTGAACTCCGGCAAGTACGCCGATACCGCATCAGTGAGACGGAACTTCCCTGCCTCGTGCAGCATCATCACCGCGACGGCGGTCACCGCCTTCGTCTGGGAGTAGATGCGAAAGAGGGAGCGCTCGGTCATCGGCGTGCGCATCTCCACGCTTTGCAGGCCGACCGGCTCGAGGTAGGCGATCTTGCCCTGGCGCGCGACCAGGCCGACCGCGCCGGCAATCTTGCGATCGCTGACGGCCTGCCGCAGCACGGCGGTGGCGTTCTGGAGGCGCTCGGCCGACATGCCGACCGAATCGGGTGTGGCGCGCGGGGTCGGTTGGCTTGCCCACCGAAGCTCTGAGAGCGAAGGTGGGACCGCGGCCAACAGGCCGGTGGCGAGGGCGAGGCCGCACAGGGTCAGGGCGCTGGCGTAATTGAACATCGTGGTTCGCATTCTATGGTGCCACGGGCTATGGCTGCTTGATCGCGGCGAGGGCGCGCGTGTGGGCTTCGGTCAAGGCGTCGGTGGCCGGTACCTTGATGTCCGGCGTCACGCCGTTCCCTTCCCAATTCCGGCGACTGAGAATGGTCAGTAAC from Vicinamibacterales bacterium encodes:
- a CDS encoding stomatin-like protein — protein: MEGGLFVIVLLAVITLVILAKTAIVVPQQSAFVVERLGRFAGVLDAGFHILVPFIDVIRYRHSLKEMALDIPAQICITRDNVQVQVDGVLYLKVLNPERTSYGITDYMFAISQLAQTTLRSEVGKIDLDRTFEERTNINISVVAELDKATEPWGVKVLRYEVKSITPPADILAAMEKQMRAEREKRAVILTSEGQRDAAINSAEGEKQQVIKASEARRQQQINEAEGQASAILAVATANAEGIKRVAAATQAAGGAEAIQLKVAEQYIAEFGKVINNADTIILPSNLGDVASMITTAMNVVNQGKK
- a CDS encoding MFS transporter, producing the protein MRITPLPRPVKLLGWVSLLTDAATEAVYPLLPVFVTQVLGGPPITLGIIEGAADATSSALKVFAGRWSDRLGARKPIVVAGYALSSLVRPFVALATSWGHVFVVRVTDRVGKGLRGAPRDAMLASLAPPGQRGRVFGYHWGMDHAGASIGPLLATVFLWFAPDNYRLLFGLTIIPGLLAVLTLLRVPETPSTLAPQHPSTAALEHLSTSAPLPKPLKKYLVILSVFTLGNSSDAFLLLQLSQSGVPLMGLTALWSAQHAVKALLSMRGGALSDRFGRRALIVSGWTIYAVVYAGFAMSHSVGALIAWFLVYSVYAAAVEGSEKALIADLVPDAMRATAFGWHAAVQGFGALAAGLFFGLLWQTFGAPVAFMTGAALALTAALLLALVHDIHGRRDH
- a CDS encoding Rid family detoxifying hydrolase, which produces MSIHKPVHATNLPKPVGPYSPGMNFERLIFVSGQGATDPVTGELAGAGVEAQTEQCLKNVQAILRAGGSDLQHVLRCGVFLLDMKEFQQMNGVYSRMFGEHRPARTTIQAAGLPGEGLRVEIDCIAYRPDR
- the truA gene encoding tRNA pseudouridine(38-40) synthase TruA, with protein sequence MPRYKLTIEYAGTRYSGWQKQKNARTVQGEIERAVGELTRDKTFEFMGSGRTDAGVHALRQVAHLDIRKPLPAETIRRGINDTLPADIHILAVDTVPHRFHARHGAVARSYVYQVSRRRSAFAKPFVWWVREPLDVERMRAAAARFTGMHDFQAFSDDDPEEKSTEVLVEEVTVGEDGDLILIRVAGSHFIWKMVRRMVGVLAEIGKGGMAVEDIGVLLAPPRDPVRLTTSAKASASAKATADKPAVKRPDATSRPTPAELTAPASGLFLERVFYEGDGRQWPLRPAVAVPSARE
- a CDS encoding WYL domain-containing protein; the encoded protein is MERHTEIVRQWRILLALEGKARGLTLAEAQAAVGEGVSERTIRRDFEALTQAGFPIETTKRDGKTAFTLNRDVFKGVAAAGFSLSELCALYLSRTVLSAVTGGPFQDSLASAFDKLYEALPPALWKFIESLPAALGAKEHASRPLASGSATKSMDTLMSAILGRRRVRMRYHSFSSKKLKDYIVEPYRLAYAQGGLYLQAFVPDYAEMRTFAVQRIEQAVALEESFSPVADSPADVFPHSLGAFSGTPEPVVIEFTAAEAPYVRERQWHASQAIDELPDGRIRLTLNVVLDWELQAWVMGFGPAARVITPKAFADRILDSLEETRATYLRTL
- a CDS encoding peptidoglycan DD-metalloendopeptidase family protein yields the protein MTTKGSPAYSWMVFAAAGGFLIGMLVMAALFTVFPAGPWASADRRAEAAGRVEPPVVAVRPSPPETPPAVTPPAQTAAAVPSVSADPVEVLRGRHLELPIQGARREDVRDSFNEERGASRQHEAIDMLAARHTPVIAVEDGTIARLFNSEAGGITVYQFDPTNIYVYYYAHLQRYVDGLKDGDRVRRGDVLGYVGTSGNAPPDTPHLHFAIFQMTDQKQWWQGMPIDPYKVLR
- a CDS encoding DUF2785 domain-containing protein; translated protein: MRNPQRVIAAIAFSAMLVAPAAAQPVALTCPPEAWPLARLTALKTAKFAVADANERQSLALALTACLGDPNPQLRDGVAFEALSVWMRAGQLDRPTLVRLRDTLMPMLAGGDAQGFRAPFAALVMAEVARTDRITPWMSPGERDALVLAAADFLLDVKDYRAFSDTEGFRHGVAHGADFALQLALNPSVNKAHLDRLLIAIAEQVAPRQTVAYHAGEPDRLARPVLFIAQRGLHTDDEWKAWFAKVLSPAPLDSWEAAFSSEAGLARRHNTRAFLLSVFAGASPSENTGVRQLLPPVRDGLKLLP
- a CDS encoding serine hydrolase domain-containing protein, translated to MFNYASALTLCGLALATGLLAAVPPSLSELRWASQPTPRATPDSVGMSAERLQNATAVLRQAVSDRKIAGAVGLVARQGKIAYLEPVGLQSVEMRTPMTERSLFRIYSQTKAVTAVAVMMLHEAGKFRLTDAVSAYLPEFKNVMVQTPEGSRKPSRAITIEDLLLHTSGLSHRSSDLYLARQVRVRTQALPQFVTNITRAPLMEDPGTRFRYSEGTTVLGRLVEVWSGKPFDAFVTDRILKPLEMNDTSFWVEGEAQARLATVYRVAPTGGLTPFEIEEEVPFTKRPALVEGAVGLVSTAPDFLRFCQMLLNRGELDGVRLLSARTVESMTANGLSAPVLQQRGGAMGWGLGNVDVVVTPSARGYLTSTGEYGWDGSAGTFFAIDPAKQLVVLLFSQNVPASPDGLRQRFKAAITQSIVQ